DNA from Chloroflexota bacterium:
GCTCTATTGATACAATTCTCGAAATCGGACTATTTTTATCGGTATTTTAAGGAGTTTGCACATGTTCCCCAGTTTCTTACTGGCGTTGAGAGAAGGCCTCGAAGCCGCCCTGATTATTGGGATTGTCTTTGGCGCTTTGCGCAAGCTGCAGCGCACCGAATTGGCTCCGGCGGTGTGGCTGGGCGTTGTGAGCGCGGCGGCGGTTAGCATCATAGGCGCGTGGCTGCTGAATCTGCTTGGGGCCTCCTTTGAGGGCGCTACCGAAGAAATTTTTGAAGGCCTTACCATGTTTGCCGCGGCCACAGTCCTCACCTGGATGATTTTCTGGATGCAGCGTCAGGCGCGCACCTTGCAAAGTGAACTTGAGAGCGATGTCCGCCGGGCGGCGCAGAGTAGCCGCGCGCAGGCATTATTTGCGCTCTCATTTTTTGCGGTTGTTCGTGAGGGGATTGAATTGGCGCTTTTCCTGACCGCGGCTGCGATCACCTCCACCGCGGCGCAAACCCTGCTTGGCGCGGCCCTCGGGTTGGCGGCATCCGCCGTGCTGGGCTGGTCGCTGTTTGCCAGCACTGCACGCCTGAATTTGCGGCGTTTCTTCCAGGTGACGAGTTTTTTGCTGATTATATTCGCCGCCGGGCTGGTGGCGCACGGCATCCACGAATTTAA
Protein-coding regions in this window:
- a CDS encoding high-affinity iron transporter, with translation MFPSFLLALREGLEAALIIGIVFGALRKLQRTELAPAVWLGVVSAAAVSIIGAWLLNLLGASFEGATEEIFEGLTMFAAATVLTWMIFWMQRQARTLQSELESDVRRAAQSSRAQALFALSFFAVVREGIELALFLTAAAITSTAAQTLLGAALGLAASAVLGWSLFASTARLNLRRFFQVTSFLLIIFAAGLVAHGIHEFNEVGWIPALVEHLWDVNHIVDENGPLGVVLKSLFGYNGNPSLSEVTGYLLYFVAIFFGLRRRQVLSS